In Lottiidibacillus patelloidae, the genomic window CCTTCTAATAATAAATCTACTGCTTTTGCTCCAAGACGACTTGCAAGAACACGGTCAAATGCAGTTGGTGTTCCACCTCGTTGAATATATCCTAAAACAGATACTCTCGTTTCTAAGTTTGTTGCCTCTTGAAGTTGTTTCCCTATTTCAGCTCCGCTACCAACACCTTCGGCAACGACAATTATACTATGCTTCTTCCCTCGTTCATGCCCTCGCATTAATCTAGAAACGACATCCTCGAGTTGAAATTTTTCTTCGGGGATTAATATTGACTCTGCTCCGTCAGCTAATCCAGACCAAAGTGCAATGTCACCGGCATTTCTACCCATGACTTCAATGACATATGTACGTTCATGTGATGTTGCTGTATCTCTAATTTTATCAATCGCATTTATAACTGTATTTAATGCTGTATCAAACCCTATCGTAAAATCTGTTCCAGGGATATCGTTATCTATCGTCCCTGGTACCCCAATTGCCGGAAATCCGTGTTCCGTTAATTTTTCTGCACCACGAAACGAGCCATCTCCACCGATAACTACTAGTCCTTCTATTCCAAATTTATTTAACTGGTCAATTGCTTTTTTCTGACCTTCAGCAGTTCTAAATTCATCGCTTCGAGCTGTATAAAGCATTGTTCCACCTCGATGAATAATATCGCCTACAGAACCAATTTCTAATTTCTTAATATCACCTTTAATTAAACCAGTGTATCCATGGTAAACACCATACACTTCAATATCATGGTAAATTGCTTTTCTTACCACAGCACGTATAGCTGCATTCATACCTGGTGAGTCGCCACCACTTGTTAGAACACCAATCTTTTTCATATTTAGCACCTCAATATTAAATCATTGGAAAACTACTTGTATAAACATACCATTTCCATCTTGTCATAACAATACTCACGCTCACATAAAAATGTGCTTTAGTCTTTGACTAAAGCACATTTTATCAATTATTATTAATTTTTTCATCTTGAACAAAAGCAAATGTACCGATTGTGCGAAATTTCTCATATCGGTGAGCAACGATTTCTTCTTTTGACATTGGTAGTAACTGTTGTAAAGAAGAATCTAAGATAGCTTCGATTGCTTTCGCTTGTTCCTTTGCATTTCGGTGAGCTCCACCTTTAACTTCAGGAACAATTTCATCAATAATTCCTAATTGTTTTACATCGGGAGCAGTAATCTTCATTGTGTCGGCCGCTTTTTTAGCAAGAGAAGAATCTTTCCAAAGTAAAGCTGCTGCACCTTCTGGTGAAATTACTGAGTACCAAGAGTTCTCTAACATATGAACATGGTTACCTACGCCTAGAGCTAATGCACCACCACTAGCACCTTCGCCGATTACAATACATATAATCGGAACTGTTAAGCCAGCCATTTCTACAAGGTTACGTGCAATCGCTTCGCTTTGTCCTCTTTCTTCAGCAGCTTTACCAGGGTACGCACCCTTTGTGTCAAGAAAACAAACAACTGGTCTTTGAAATTTTTCTGCTTGTTTCATTAGTCTAAGCGCTTTTCGATAGCCTTCTGGATGAGGCATTCCAAAATTACGTAATATATTTTCCTTCGTATCACGACCACGTTGTTCACCAATAACAGTTACTGGTTGCCCTTTAAATGTTGCGATCCCAGCAACAACTGCTTTATCATCACCAAATGCACGATCACCATGCAACTCTATAAAATCAGAAAATAGTAATTCAATGTAATCTAGTGACGTAGGTCTTTCAGGATGACGAGCAAGCTGGACACGGTCCCAAGGAGTCATATTACCATAAATATCTTGCTCTAATTTAATTAAACGTTCCTCAAGTCTTCTCACTTCATCAGATAAGTCGATATCTTTTTCTGCTGTAAATGTCTTTAATTCTTTTATCTTTTCACGAAGTTCTACAACTGGACGCTCAAAATCTAAACCAACTGCCATTATTGCTCACCTCCACGTCGATGTATGTGTAATATTTTCGTTAAGGTTTCTTTCATATCAGAACGATGTAATACACCATCAAGTTGACCATGCTTTAATAAGAATTCAGCAGTTTGGAAATCATCAGGTAAATCTTCTCTGATTGTTTGTTCAATAATTCTTCGACCTGCAAACCCGATTAATGCACCTGGCTCAGCAAAGTTGTAATCGCCTACAGAAGCAAAACTTGCTGATACTCCTCCAGTCGTAGGGTGAGTCATAATGGAAATATATAGTCCACCTTGATTGCTAAACGCTTTTAAGGCTACACTCGCTTTAGACATTTGCATTAAGCTCAAAATACCTTCTTGCATTCTAGCACCACCAGATGCTGTGAAAATAATAAATGGTGCTTTCTTATCCATTGCACGTTCTACTGCTCTAGTAATCTTTTCTCCTACAACTGATCCCATACTTCCCATTCGGAAACGAGCATCCATCACAGCAATGACAACTTCTTGTCCATCCATCGTACCTTCACCTGTGACAATTGCTTCATTCAGACCCGTCTTTTTCTGGTCTTTTTTAAGCTTGTCTTCATAGTCTGGAAAGTTTAACGGATTTTCAGAGATCATATTTTTGTCATATTCAACAAACGTATCATGATCTAAAAGGCTTGCTATTCTCTCTGGTGCAGACATTTGGTGATGATAATTACAATGCATACAAACCTTCAATGCTTTTTGAATTTCCTTCGTATACATTATTTTTTTACACTGTGGACACTTTGTCATTAACCCTTCTGGTACTTCTTGTTTTGCATGTTCAGAAGGTATCGTTGCATACTTTTTCTTTTTAACAAATAAATCCTTTAACATTTGTTTTTCCTCCCTTGTTACTTGGGAATTACTTATAAAGCGCTTGTTGTTGAATTAACGCTTAGTATTCTACTTAGTAATTCAGAAGCTTTGCTAGTTTCCCTCTCTTTTAAAGCACGAAGCAAGGAGCTGTAAGAGTCTTTATCTACTAATTGCAGTTGATGACCTGTGTTTTTATAATATTGATATAAAATATTCCAAACTCTAAATAGCAGTCTGTTTTTACTACCTTCTACAATACGTCGATGAAATGCTTGTAATGTATCTTCATTAGGTTCATTAAAAATTTGTTCACCTAATTGAAGAAGTTCATCCAGCTCATTATCGCTCAACCGCTGACAAGCAAGTGGTAAGGCAGTCATTTCAATGATATCTTTAAGTTCTATTAAATCCTCAACTACCTTATCATTTTGCAAAATGAAACTACCGAGTATTTCGATTAGGCGATATTCATTAGCATCAACAATATACGTACCTTCACCACGTCTAGTTTCAATCAAACCTAATAGTTCTAATGAACGTAGTGCTTCTCTAACAGAAGACCGACCTGCATTAAGTCGATCGGAAAGTTCTCGTTCAGAAGGTAGTTTATCTCCAGCTTGAAGACCATCAGTTTCAATAATGTCGTGGATTTTATTTAATATTTCAATATATACTTTTTTTTGTGATGACATAGCCGTTCATCACTCACTTTCCTAAAATTACTCTTTTCCGATTATTGCAAGTCTTCTAGTCTTTTCAGCAACTTCTTCTGGATCAACTTGTCTTCTTGCAACACCTGTTTCCATTGCTGCTCTTGCCACAGCTGCTGCAACCGCAGGAGCTACTCGTGGATCAAATGGAGCTGGAATAACATAATCATCTGATAGTTCGTCCTCATTTACGAGACTAGCAATAGCATGTACAGCTGCCTTCTTCATTTCTTCATTTATATGCGTTGCACGAACATCTAATGCCCCTCGGAAAATTCCTGGAAAGGCAAGTACGTTATTTACTTGGTTAGGAAAATCCGAACGACCTGTACCAATAACTTTCGCCCCAGCTTCTTTCGCCTCTTGTGGCATAATTTCTGGATTTGGATTAGCCATTGCAAAAATAATAGGGTCTGCGTTCATTGAAGAAATCATTTCTTTAGTAAGGGCTCCTTCAACAGAAACACCGATAAATACATCTGCATTTACTATGACATCTGAAAGTGATCCTTCTTTACGATCAAGGTTTGTAATTTCAGACATTTCCTTTTTAATTGCATTCATCCCGAATGGTCTTCCTTCATAAATGGCACCTTTAGAGTCACACATAATAATATCTCGAACTCCAAAGTTTCTTAGAAGTTTTAAAATAGCTATCCCTGCTGCTCCAGCACCGTTTGCTACTACTCTAATTTCTGACATTGATTTTCCAACCATTTTTAGCGCGTTTACAAGACCTGCTGCTGTAACAATTGCTGTCCCGTGTTGGTCATCGTGAAAAATTGGGATATTCGTCTCTTTTTTCAAACGCTCCTCAACAGCAAAGCAATTTGGTGCTGCAATATCTTCTAAATTAATTCCACCAAAAGTTGGTTCTAGTAATTTTACAGTTTCAACAATTTTATCAACATCAGTAGTGTTTAGGCAGATTGGAAAAGCATCTACTCCAGCAAAACTTTTAAATAAAACTGCTTTCCCCTCCATTACTGGCATTGCCGCTTCAGGACCAATATTTCCTAGTCCAAGAACTGCTGTTCCGTCAGTAACGACTGCAACTGTATTGCCTTTCATCGTATATTCGTATACTTTACTTTTGTCATCATAAATATCTTTACATGGTTCAGCTACACCAGGGGAATAAGCTAAGCTTAAATCTGTTGCATTTTTAACTGGTACCTTTGATGTTGTTTCTAATTTCCCTTTATTAACACGGTGCATATGGAGTGCTTCTTCTCTAATAGTCAAAACTATTCTCTCCTTTTTTCTTTGAGGCAGTTGGAAAGTACTATTTGTAGTCATTTTAGTGGTCTGACCACCTAGTAACTTTCTTCATTATAACAAATGTTATTAACCTGTAAAGTAATTTATTTCGATACTAGGACGACATGCTCATTTCCAAATTGTTCCTTCAATAATTGTAAGCATCTTTCATTTGTATCGACATTGTACTCACTAGCAAGCTTCATCGCTTTTTTCTCAGATTCATAATAAATTGTTATAGGGACTAGCCCCTTATTTTTTGATATTATTTGTTTTAATTTTGCCATTTTTTCTGTATCTTGATTTTTAACTTTAATGAATAGACGCGTATTTAATTCTTTTACTAGTCTAACCTCTTTTGCTATACATTTAACACTGTCTCGATTATTCTCAATCGAACCTTCAATAAAAAGTAATTTTCCTTTTGTAAATAACGTAGGCTGTCTCTTATATATATTTGGAAAAATAACAACTTCAAGTTCTCCTGTTTCATCACTTATCGTAATAAAAGCCATTTGTTCGCCCTTTTTTGTTCTAATGACTTTGCTACTTGTTACTAATCCAGCAATCTTTTGCTTAGATTGATCAGACACAGTTTCAAGTATTGCTTTTTTCACGACACCGTAATCACTTAATATGTCCTGAAAAGACTCAATTGGATGGCCAGATAAGTAAAATCCTAATGCTTCTTTTTCTAATTGCAATTGATCCTCTGATGTAAATGGTGGTACCTCAATATATTTAGGTTTCATTTGTAAAGCTTCATCCGGAAATAATCCTAGTTGATTGTCACTATTACTAGCTTGAATTAATTCTGCATACTGGATACCTGGGTCTATGCTCGCTAGCAAACTTGCTCGATTATTATTAAACTCATCAAAACAACCTGCATAAATTAATGATTCTATTGTTCTGCGATTGACAACTTTTTGTGGAACTCTTGCACAAAAATCATAAAAATCACTAAAAGGTTTTTTTCTGCGCTCTTGTAAGATTATTTTTACAGCTTGAATGCCAACATTTTTGATTGCAGCTAAACTAAATTGAATACCGTTATTTACAATTGTATGAGCTATTTCACTTTTATTAATCGAAGGAGGATGGATGCTTAATTTTTTCGTTTTTGCTTCAGCAATATATTGCGCTGTTTTGTCCTCATTACCGATAACACTTGATAATAGCGATGCAGTAAACATTAACGGATAGTTAGCCTTTAAATAAGCCAATTGATAGGCAATCATACTATAAGCAACAGCATGGCTCCTCGCAAATCCATAGTTTGCAAACTTAACAATTAAATCGTACACGGTATTCGCTGTATCGTTATCGAATCCTTTTGCTAAGCAGCCATCAACAAAGTGCTTTCTTTGATTATTAAGGTCCTCTATTTTCTTCTTGGAAACTGCTCTACGTAAGATATCAGCTTGTCCTAAAGAAAAACCTGCCATTTTGGCTGCGACTTGCATAATTTGCTCTTGATATACGATAAATCCATATGTTGGTTTTAAAATTTCTTCTAAGACAGGGTGAGGATAAGAAATAGTAACCTTACCATGTTTTGCTTTTATATAATCTGGAATGCTTTCCATTGGACCAGGCCTATATAAAGCATTAACTGCAACAATATCTTCAAATTCACTTGGTTTAAGTTGTTGAAGTACACGTCGCATACCTGCTGATTCAAGTTGGAAAATCCCTGTTGTGTTACCTTCTCCTAATAAATGAAATGCCTTTTCATCTCCGAGTGGAATATTTTTTAAACTAAATTTCTTTTTAGTTATGTTTTCGATTAGCCTTACAGTATGTCGTATTAACGTTAAATTTCTTAACCCTAAAAAGTCCATTTTTAATAATCCAAGATCTGCTAACGTATCCATAGGATACTGGGTTAACATCATTCCACTTTGACCTTGTTGTAATGGAACCATCTCTGTTAATGGTTCTCGGCTTATGATAACACCAGCCGCATGAGTAGAACTATGGCGCGGAAGTCCTTCAAGTTTTAAAGCAATTTCTATTATTTTTTTATACTCTTGTTTTTCTTGAATTGCTTGTTTTAAAGTAGGTGTTTGCGCTATTGCAGTCCTTAAGGTTATTCCGACTTGAGAAGGAATCATTTTTGCAAGCCGGTCAACTTCCTTAAGCTCTACGCCTAATGCTCTACCTACGTCACGGGTAACAGCTTTGGCAGCTAATGTTCCGAACGTAATAATTTGAGCTACATGACTATGTCCATATTTCTCAGCAACATAATGGATCACTTCATCTCGCCTAGTATCTTCAAAGTCAATATCGATATCTGGCATCGATATTCGCTCGGGATTTAAGAAACGCTCAAATAATAGCCCGTGTTTTATTGGATCGACGTCTGTAATTTTTAATACATATGCAACAAGGGAACCAGCTGCTGATCCACGTCCAGGCCCTGTAATAATACCTTGTTTATGAGCATAATTCATAAAATCTGCAACAATTAAAAAATAATCATTAAATTGCATTTCGTTAATAACTTCTAATTCAAATTTTAATCGCTCTCTTATTTCAGAAGTTACATCACTATAGCGATCTAATAGGCCTTTTTCACATAATCTACTGAGGCAATCTTTACTTGTTAACCCTTCTCGTAGTGGGTACTTTGGAATTTGGTACTCACCAAACTGAAAATCAAGGTTACAGGCATCGGCAATTCGTTTTGTTGTCGTTAAAAACTCTTGGTCATCAACAACTTCTAACATTTCTTCAGCGCTTTTTAAATAATATTCCTCGGTCGGTAACCTTTTCCGATTTTCATCAGTAACTGTTACACCATCTCGAATACTTAACAAACATTCCTGTGCAAACGCGTCTTCTTTATGTAAGTAATACACATTATTTGTAGCAATACATTTTACTGCATTTTCCCTTGCGAAGACTATTAATTTTTCATTTAATATTTTTTCTGATGTTGTTCGATGATTTTGGATTGAAAAAAATAAACGATTACTAAAAATTTCTTTATATTTATTTAAAGTAGAAATTGCTTCTTCTTTCTTATCTTTCATAACGTAGTTTTCAATTTGACCTCCTAAGCCAGGAGTAATGCAAAATAGAGAACTGCTATTTTCCGAAAGAATATCCCAAATCTCTAAATCATTTATATGTTCTACTGTATTTATATAACTACTAATTTTTAATAATTGTTTATAGCCGTTATTGTTTTTTGCAATGAGCACGAGTTTAAGATCTTCTACAGCTAATTCCAACCCGATAATAGGTTTAATACCAGCTTTCATGCAGGCATGATAAAAAGGAATTGCTCCGTACATTACATTTCTATCTGTAATTGCTATAGCAGAAAAACCTAACTCTTTTGCTCTTTCTACTGTTTGCGTGATTCGGCATGCGCCTTCCAAAAGGCTATATTCACTATGTACATGTAAATGAACAAATTCCATCGACCTAGCCCCCTGTATTTCTCTTCCAATACTATTATAAACGATACGGCTAATCTCATCGAAAAACAAGCATAGGAAATGTAAAATTCCCATAAATATCTTAGTAAGACAAACTGTTAGGAGTGTCAAAATGAATGATGAACTATTTATAGAAAGAATAATAATATCCTTTTTTGTTGCATTCGGAGTAATTCTTGGTGGTGCCTTAATTGGTGGTATTGGTGCTTTCCTCGTTAATCAACCACCAATGCATAAAATAAATGCACTATCCGGAAGCTTGAAAATTTGGGCACTAGTGGCAGCCATTGGTGGTACTTTCGACACATTTACTAACTTAGAACGTGGTTTCTTCGAAGGCACTCACTTAATTTTAATTAAACAGTTAATATTTATATTATCGGCAATGGCAGGCGCACAGTCTGGTGCG contains:
- the pfkA gene encoding 6-phosphofructokinase → MKKIGVLTSGGDSPGMNAAIRAVVRKAIYHDIEVYGVYHGYTGLIKGDIKKLEIGSVGDIIHRGGTMLYTARSDEFRTAEGQKKAIDQLNKFGIEGLVVIGGDGSFRGAEKLTEHGFPAIGVPGTIDNDIPGTDFTIGFDTALNTVINAIDKIRDTATSHERTYVIEVMGRNAGDIALWSGLADGAESILIPEEKFQLEDVVSRLMRGHERGKKHSIIVVAEGVGSGAEIGKQLQEATNLETRVSVLGYIQRGGTPTAFDRVLASRLGAKAVDLLLEGKAGRMVGIEQNQIVDHDISEALSKTHQIDKKMYELSQQLSI
- the accA gene encoding acetyl-CoA carboxylase carboxyl transferase subunit alpha codes for the protein MAVGLDFERPVVELREKIKELKTFTAEKDIDLSDEVRRLEERLIKLEQDIYGNMTPWDRVQLARHPERPTSLDYIELLFSDFIELHGDRAFGDDKAVVAGIATFKGQPVTVIGEQRGRDTKENILRNFGMPHPEGYRKALRLMKQAEKFQRPVVCFLDTKGAYPGKAAEERGQSEAIARNLVEMAGLTVPIICIVIGEGASGGALALGVGNHVHMLENSWYSVISPEGAAALLWKDSSLAKKAADTMKITAPDVKQLGIIDEIVPEVKGGAHRNAKEQAKAIEAILDSSLQQLLPMSKEEIVAHRYEKFRTIGTFAFVQDEKINNN
- the accD gene encoding acetyl-CoA carboxylase, carboxyltransferase subunit beta, which codes for MLKDLFVKKKKYATIPSEHAKQEVPEGLMTKCPQCKKIMYTKEIQKALKVCMHCNYHHQMSAPERIASLLDHDTFVEYDKNMISENPLNFPDYEDKLKKDQKKTGLNEAIVTGEGTMDGQEVVIAVMDARFRMGSMGSVVGEKITRAVERAMDKKAPFIIFTASGGARMQEGILSLMQMSKASVALKAFSNQGGLYISIMTHPTTGGVSASFASVGDYNFAEPGALIGFAGRRIIEQTIREDLPDDFQTAEFLLKHGQLDGVLHRSDMKETLTKILHIHRRGGEQ
- a CDS encoding FadR/GntR family transcriptional regulator, translated to MSSQKKVYIEILNKIHDIIETDGLQAGDKLPSERELSDRLNAGRSSVREALRSLELLGLIETRRGEGTYIVDANEYRLIEILGSFILQNDKVVEDLIELKDIIEMTALPLACQRLSDNELDELLQLGEQIFNEPNEDTLQAFHRRIVEGSKNRLLFRVWNILYQYYKNTGHQLQLVDKDSYSSLLRALKERETSKASELLSRILSVNSTTSAL
- a CDS encoding NAD(P)-dependent malic enzyme, with translation MTIREEALHMHRVNKGKLETTSKVPVKNATDLSLAYSPGVAEPCKDIYDDKSKVYEYTMKGNTVAVVTDGTAVLGLGNIGPEAAMPVMEGKAVLFKSFAGVDAFPICLNTTDVDKIVETVKLLEPTFGGINLEDIAAPNCFAVEERLKKETNIPIFHDDQHGTAIVTAAGLVNALKMVGKSMSEIRVVANGAGAAGIAILKLLRNFGVRDIIMCDSKGAIYEGRPFGMNAIKKEMSEITNLDRKEGSLSDVIVNADVFIGVSVEGALTKEMISSMNADPIIFAMANPNPEIMPQEAKEAGAKVIGTGRSDFPNQVNNVLAFPGIFRGALDVRATHINEEMKKAAVHAIASLVNEDELSDDYVIPAPFDPRVAPAVAAAVARAAMETGVARRQVDPEEVAEKTRRLAIIGKE
- a CDS encoding DNA polymerase III subunit alpha, yielding MEFVHLHVHSEYSLLEGACRITQTVERAKELGFSAIAITDRNVMYGAIPFYHACMKAGIKPIIGLELAVEDLKLVLIAKNNNGYKQLLKISSYINTVEHINDLEIWDILSENSSSLFCITPGLGGQIENYVMKDKKEEAISTLNKYKEIFSNRLFFSIQNHRTTSEKILNEKLIVFARENAVKCIATNNVYYLHKEDAFAQECLLSIRDGVTVTDENRKRLPTEEYYLKSAEEMLEVVDDQEFLTTTKRIADACNLDFQFGEYQIPKYPLREGLTSKDCLSRLCEKGLLDRYSDVTSEIRERLKFELEVINEMQFNDYFLIVADFMNYAHKQGIITGPGRGSAAGSLVAYVLKITDVDPIKHGLLFERFLNPERISMPDIDIDFEDTRRDEVIHYVAEKYGHSHVAQIITFGTLAAKAVTRDVGRALGVELKEVDRLAKMIPSQVGITLRTAIAQTPTLKQAIQEKQEYKKIIEIALKLEGLPRHSSTHAAGVIISREPLTEMVPLQQGQSGMMLTQYPMDTLADLGLLKMDFLGLRNLTLIRHTVRLIENITKKKFSLKNIPLGDEKAFHLLGEGNTTGIFQLESAGMRRVLQQLKPSEFEDIVAVNALYRPGPMESIPDYIKAKHGKVTISYPHPVLEEILKPTYGFIVYQEQIMQVAAKMAGFSLGQADILRRAVSKKKIEDLNNQRKHFVDGCLAKGFDNDTANTVYDLIVKFANYGFARSHAVAYSMIAYQLAYLKANYPLMFTASLLSSVIGNEDKTAQYIAEAKTKKLSIHPPSINKSEIAHTIVNNGIQFSLAAIKNVGIQAVKIILQERRKKPFSDFYDFCARVPQKVVNRRTIESLIYAGCFDEFNNNRASLLASIDPGIQYAELIQASNSDNQLGLFPDEALQMKPKYIEVPPFTSEDQLQLEKEALGFYLSGHPIESFQDILSDYGVVKKAILETVSDQSKQKIAGLVTSSKVIRTKKGEQMAFITISDETGELEVVIFPNIYKRQPTLFTKGKLLFIEGSIENNRDSVKCIAKEVRLVKELNTRLFIKVKNQDTEKMAKLKQIISKNKGLVPITIYYESEKKAMKLASEYNVDTNERCLQLLKEQFGNEHVVLVSK
- a CDS encoding YtrH family sporulation protein, with the protein product MNDELFIERIIISFFVAFGVILGGALIGGIGAFLVNQPPMHKINALSGSLKIWALVAAIGGTFDTFTNLERGFFEGTHLILIKQLIFILSAMAGAQSGAMILQWLTQETIS